The following are encoded together in the Geobacter sulfurreducens PCA genome:
- a CDS encoding NlpC/P60 family protein, whose translation MAKKLTLFLVFVAVAFVTATGCATPRAGLSRVGHAIQVGAFSDVKNAERLTARLQVRGIDAFYFKRDNGLYAVRFGDFPSREAARREARRLVADGMIGSYFIASPENLPVAKRETVIRKEPATIISRPKSDQPRSRPDNDRGSRDMGAIAARTAERFVGIPYRWGGDTVVDGMDCSGFVRAVYNLCGVNIPRTSREQFKVGDPIGREDLRDGDLVFFGASDDSINHVGIYVGDGRFVHAPRRGDDIKVSSLDENYFTTRFMGGRRYF comes from the coding sequence ATGGCAAAAAAACTAACACTTTTCCTCGTGTTTGTCGCAGTGGCCTTCGTGACGGCCACGGGCTGCGCCACGCCCCGGGCGGGTCTCTCCCGCGTGGGCCATGCCATCCAGGTGGGGGCCTTCTCCGACGTGAAGAACGCCGAGCGTCTTACGGCAAGGCTTCAGGTTCGCGGGATCGATGCATTCTATTTCAAGCGTGACAACGGCCTCTACGCGGTCCGCTTCGGCGACTTTCCTTCCCGAGAGGCTGCCCGGAGGGAGGCCCGCAGGCTGGTAGCCGACGGCATGATCGGATCCTACTTCATCGCCTCACCGGAAAACCTGCCCGTCGCGAAACGCGAAACGGTCATCCGCAAGGAGCCGGCTACGATCATTAGCCGGCCTAAGTCCGACCAGCCCCGCAGCCGGCCCGACAACGACCGGGGCAGCCGGGACATGGGGGCCATTGCCGCCCGCACCGCGGAGCGGTTCGTTGGCATCCCTTACCGCTGGGGCGGGGATACCGTCGTGGACGGGATGGACTGCAGCGGGTTCGTCAGGGCCGTGTACAACCTCTGCGGGGTCAACATTCCCCGCACCTCCCGCGAGCAGTTCAAGGTGGGAGACCCGATCGGGCGCGAAGACCTGCGTGACGGCGATCTGGTTTTCTTCGGCGCCTCAGATGACAGCATCAACCATGTGGGAATCTACGTGGGAGACGGCCGGTTCGTCCATGCCCCCCGTCGAGGGGACGACATCAAAGTCTCCTCCCTGGACGAGAACTATTTCACCACCCGCTTCATGGGCGGGCGGCGCTACTTCTAA
- the prfB gene encoding peptide chain release factor 2 (programmed frameshift), translating into MFREEVARVENFGERIAKLRGSLDIDSKREDIQELEAQIAAPGFWDNNEEAQKVLRERTRIEKLIDLWDRLNRQADDIRVLIELGEEAQDEATLDEVRALNDSLEREVEGAEFQRMLSGPHDKNSCFVSINAGAGGTEAQDWAEMLLRMYLRYCERKGWKTEITDFQAGDEAGVKSATFTVDGEYAYGYLKAEAGIHRLVRISPFDSNARRHTSFASVFVFPEIEDDIEIKIAESDLRVDTYRSSGAGGQHVNTTDSAVRLTHLPTGIVVACQCERSQHLNKATALRMLRAKLYEKELQEREVQASELAGEKKDIGWGSQIRSYVLHPYKMVKDLRTGVESGNPDAVLDGALEDFVVAFLMGVRRDVKDSDE; encoded by the exons ATGTTCAGAGAAGAAGTTGCACGGGTCGAAAATTTCGGGGAGCGGATTGCCAAGCTCCGGGGGTCTCTT GACATAGACAGCAAGCGGGAAGACATCCAGGAACTGGAAGCGCAGATCGCCGCTCCCGGCTTCTGGGACAATAACGAGGAAGCCCAGAAGGTCCTGCGGGAGAGAACCCGCATCGAAAAACTCATAGACCTGTGGGATCGCCTCAACCGCCAGGCGGACGACATCCGCGTCCTCATCGAATTGGGAGAGGAAGCCCAGGACGAGGCCACACTCGACGAAGTCCGCGCCCTCAACGACAGCCTTGAGCGCGAAGTGGAAGGGGCCGAATTCCAGCGCATGTTGTCGGGCCCCCACGACAAGAACAGCTGTTTCGTTTCCATCAATGCCGGCGCCGGCGGAACCGAGGCCCAGGACTGGGCCGAGATGCTGCTCAGGATGTACCTGCGCTACTGCGAGCGCAAGGGCTGGAAGACCGAAATCACCGACTTCCAGGCGGGAGACGAGGCCGGGGTGAAGTCGGCGACCTTTACGGTTGACGGTGAGTACGCATACGGCTATCTTAAGGCCGAGGCCGGGATTCACCGCCTCGTGCGGATTTCCCCCTTCGACAGCAACGCCCGCCGGCATACCTCCTTTGCCTCGGTGTTCGTCTTCCCCGAAATCGAGGACGACATCGAGATCAAGATTGCCGAGTCGGATCTGCGGGTCGATACCTACCGTTCCAGTGGCGCCGGCGGTCAACACGTAAACACCACCGACTCCGCCGTCCGGCTTACTCACCTTCCCACGGGCATCGTGGTCGCCTGCCAGTGCGAGCGAAGCCAGCACCTGAACAAAGCCACGGCGCTGCGGATGCTCCGGGCGAAACTCTACGAAAAGGAGCTCCAGGAGCGCGAAGTCCAGGCCTCCGAACTGGCCGGCGAGAAAAAGGATATCGGCTGGGGAAGCCAGATCCGCTCCTATGTGCTCCACCCCTATAAGATGGTCAAGGATCTGCGGACCGGCGTCGAATCGGGCAACCCCGACGCGGTCCTGGACGGTGCACTGGAGGATTTCGTTGTAGCGTTCCTCATGGGGGTGCGGCGCGATGTGAAAGACTCCGACGAGTAA
- a CDS encoding IS3 family transposase gives MSATISPATGKAYGVQRVCLAWGVPRSSFYSRAGRKTLPAVLLKRGPKTPLSDDEVLSLIRTDLETSPFVGEGHRKVWGRLRFVKGIKVGRKRVLRLMRENNLLSPHRVVQGQPKDHAGKIITAAPNVMWGTDGTKIFTLEEGWCWLFTAVEHWNAECVGWHVTKNGDRFAALQPLAMGIKARFGSVGAAAARGLALRMDHGSQYLSEHFQNQIKFWGIAPSFSFVAEPQTNGVTERFNRTIKEQVIYGRHYRTIEEVRMAVADFMDRYNRLWLVEKLGFRSPRQAFEEYQLKKAA, from the coding sequence ATGAGTGCTACGATCTCCCCTGCCACCGGTAAAGCCTATGGCGTTCAGCGCGTCTGCCTTGCCTGGGGAGTGCCCCGCTCGTCGTTCTATAGCCGTGCAGGCAGAAAAACATTGCCTGCTGTACTGCTCAAGCGTGGTCCAAAAACACCGCTCTCTGACGACGAGGTACTTTCTCTCATCCGGACCGACCTGGAGACATCCCCCTTTGTCGGCGAAGGGCACCGTAAGGTCTGGGGACGACTACGCTTCGTCAAAGGGATAAAAGTCGGCCGCAAACGAGTGTTGCGTCTCATGCGGGAGAACAATCTGCTCTCCCCTCACCGGGTTGTTCAGGGACAGCCCAAGGACCACGCCGGCAAGATCATCACGGCGGCCCCCAACGTCATGTGGGGTACCGATGGCACCAAGATCTTCACCCTGGAAGAAGGGTGGTGCTGGTTGTTTACCGCCGTCGAGCATTGGAATGCCGAGTGCGTCGGTTGGCATGTGACCAAGAATGGCGACCGGTTTGCCGCATTGCAGCCGCTCGCCATGGGAATCAAGGCCCGTTTCGGCTCGGTCGGTGCCGCTGCTGCTCGAGGGTTGGCACTGAGGATGGATCACGGCAGCCAATACCTCTCAGAGCATTTCCAGAATCAGATCAAGTTCTGGGGAATTGCCCCAAGTTTCTCATTTGTTGCCGAACCGCAGACCAACGGGGTGACGGAACGGTTTAATCGGACTATCAAAGAGCAGGTCATCTATGGCCGCCATTACCGCACAATCGAAGAAGTAAGGATGGCAGTAGCTGACTTCATGGATCGTTACAACCGGCTGTGGCTGGTTGAAAAGCTCGGGTTCAGAAGCCCACGACAGGCTTTCGAGGAGTATCAACTCAAGAAGGCTGCGTGA
- a CDS encoding IS3 family transposase ISGsu7 yields the protein MEKDVSVSGAAEGERSSTGAAPEVKRWSANRKKEVVLRLMRGEPIDALSRELGIEIYRLEEWHQKALQGIESALKAREGDPLAAELDAAFKRIGEITMENELLREKARRAHPLAQRRSKK from the coding sequence ATGGAAAAGGATGTCAGTGTCTCCGGTGCGGCGGAAGGAGAGCGTAGCTCGACTGGAGCAGCACCGGAAGTCAAACGTTGGAGCGCCAACCGCAAAAAGGAGGTTGTCCTGCGGTTGATGCGCGGTGAACCAATCGATGCCTTGTCCCGTGAGTTGGGCATCGAAATCTATCGCCTGGAAGAGTGGCATCAGAAAGCACTCCAGGGGATAGAATCTGCTCTCAAGGCTCGTGAAGGTGATCCGTTGGCAGCGGAACTCGATGCAGCCTTCAAGCGCATCGGTGAGATCACCATGGAAAACGAGCTACTGCGGGAGAAAGCGAGGCGTGCCCACCCTTTGGCCCAGAGGAGATCGAAGAAATGA
- a CDS encoding hemolysin family protein: MDEGSGRKGSSLIDSIGRFLTGRKRITEEEIQEIMDAGEEEGIINEEENAMIRSIFELRDTIVREIMVPRTDMACVSADAAVANVLNTIISCGHSRIPVYDGTVDNIIGLIYAKDLLKYWGMSEPAIDLKRIMRAPYFIPETKNLEELLQEFKRKRVHIAIVIDEYGGTSGLVTIEDLLEQIVGDIQDEYDLEEEWLEEEPDGSILVDARLPIEDLEEYFGIEVEREKFDTVAGLIFHLTGRIPMVREEVESDTLRMTVLEAGERNIKKVRIARRSDEAGEAQS, translated from the coding sequence TTGGACGAAGGCTCAGGCAGGAAAGGGAGCAGTCTGATCGACAGTATCGGCAGGTTCCTCACAGGCAGGAAGCGGATCACCGAGGAGGAAATCCAGGAGATCATGGATGCCGGTGAAGAGGAAGGGATCATCAACGAAGAAGAAAACGCGATGATCCGCTCCATCTTCGAGTTGCGGGACACCATCGTCCGCGAGATCATGGTGCCGCGGACCGACATGGCCTGCGTATCGGCGGATGCCGCGGTGGCGAACGTCCTTAATACCATTATCAGCTGCGGGCACTCCCGCATCCCGGTCTACGACGGTACCGTGGACAACATCATCGGCCTCATTTACGCCAAAGACCTCCTCAAATACTGGGGCATGAGCGAACCCGCCATCGATCTCAAGCGGATCATGCGGGCCCCCTACTTCATTCCCGAGACTAAAAACCTCGAGGAGCTGCTCCAGGAATTCAAGCGGAAGCGGGTTCACATCGCCATCGTCATCGACGAGTACGGCGGCACCTCGGGACTCGTTACCATCGAGGACCTGCTGGAGCAGATCGTGGGTGACATTCAGGATGAGTACGACCTGGAAGAGGAATGGCTGGAGGAGGAGCCCGACGGCTCGATCCTGGTCGATGCCCGGCTGCCCATCGAGGATCTGGAGGAGTATTTCGGCATCGAGGTTGAGCGGGAAAAATTCGACACGGTGGCAGGTCTCATCTTCCATCTCACCGGGCGGATTCCCATGGTGAGGGAGGAAGTCGAGAGCGACACCCTGCGCATGACCGTCCTGGAGGCCGGCGAACGTAACATTAAGAAAGTACGGATCGCCCGCCGCAGTGACGAGGCCGGGGAGGCCCAATCGTAG
- a CDS encoding diacylglycerol kinase: MDSANCAIEGILWASRTQPHMRYHFLAALGLLVAVLFLRVTPLEFTLLAVSVAFVLFAELMNTAVEAVVDLVSPGYHPLAKIAKDVAAGGVLTAAIGAAVMGYLILSKYIFPIYKEALAMIGTPTEMGTVVALLVVVIVVVILKSLSGRGTPLEGGLPSGHAAVAFGIATVVSLSTQDPLISILTIALAVMVSHSRLLLNIHTMREVVLGAITGTAISALVLTLFRILK, translated from the coding sequence ATTGATTCGGCCAACTGCGCCATTGAAGGGATTCTCTGGGCCTCACGGACCCAGCCGCACATGCGGTATCATTTCCTGGCCGCTTTGGGCCTGCTGGTGGCGGTGCTGTTCCTGCGGGTGACCCCCCTCGAATTCACGCTGCTGGCGGTCTCAGTCGCCTTTGTGCTGTTCGCTGAGCTCATGAATACCGCTGTGGAAGCGGTGGTGGATCTGGTGTCACCCGGCTACCATCCCTTGGCCAAGATTGCCAAGGACGTGGCCGCTGGAGGGGTGCTCACGGCCGCCATCGGCGCGGCGGTTATGGGATACCTGATACTCTCCAAGTACATTTTTCCGATTTACAAGGAGGCCCTCGCCATGATAGGAACGCCCACGGAGATGGGGACGGTCGTAGCGCTCCTCGTCGTGGTGATTGTTGTGGTGATCCTCAAGTCGTTGTCCGGCAGGGGGACCCCCCTGGAGGGAGGACTGCCGAGCGGCCATGCCGCCGTCGCCTTTGGCATCGCAACGGTGGTTTCCCTCTCCACCCAGGATCCTCTGATTTCCATCCTCACCATCGCTCTGGCAGTGATGGTCAGCCATTCGCGCCTGCTGCTCAATATCCACACCATGCGCGAAGTGGTCCTGGGCGCGATTACGGGGACCGCCATCTCCGCGCTGGTCCTGACTCTGTTCAGAATACTGAAGTAA
- the ybeY gene encoding rRNA maturation RNase YbeY: protein MKVAITNRQKRHPIGTRRLRKVAETILGALGYPDSELSVVITGDLGIRRVNRDYLGKDRPTNVISFAMGEGDFGDLNPDVLGDVIISADTAAREAEEAGIAFWSRLCFLLLHGTLHITGYDHERSGEAEARRMEAKEREIFALLENGGLV from the coding sequence TTGAAGGTAGCGATAACGAACAGACAAAAACGCCATCCGATCGGGACGAGACGCCTAAGAAAGGTGGCGGAGACGATCTTAGGCGCCTTGGGATATCCCGATAGCGAGTTGTCGGTGGTCATCACCGGCGATCTGGGCATCCGCCGGGTCAACCGCGACTACCTCGGCAAAGACCGCCCCACCAATGTCATCTCGTTTGCCATGGGGGAGGGGGATTTCGGTGACCTCAATCCCGATGTGCTGGGTGACGTGATCATCTCGGCCGACACGGCGGCCCGGGAGGCGGAAGAGGCGGGCATCGCCTTCTGGTCGCGGCTCTGTTTCCTCCTGCTCCACGGCACCCTCCACATAACCGGGTACGATCACGAGCGGAGCGGCGAGGCCGAAGCCCGGCGGATGGAAGCAAAGGAACGTGAGATCTTCGCCCTCCTCGAGAACGGCGGACTTGTCTAG
- a CDS encoding HD family phosphohydrolase produces MPSQSGNNDRDIRGSLSLSLGRLVDNLFERFSSPRHENRNRRILLVATAIILTFVIFPRQEFMSVRHEAGDIASTDIRATRDHLLEDRALTERKRKEAENAVPFVYSFDQQAAAELVKRFEQALVVLREAATHQQDAEQASVDEALSDIFGFAPSRAEIAALMRLGSSSELIEQVSQLADHLYSHKIIADKGRFAADSAHGITLVDSRSGEPLGKMEYAVAPLSVEEAGAALKEVRIAAGGVSQRETESLKGLVAKAVKPNLSFNDDLTIRNRMQARESVRPSYIQVKRGEMIVRVGERITEDQAQKLEMLFAARHGIHHLFTAIGIMGLVLVLFYFPYRFARKNIRKFNPTSKDLLLIALITVGLFFVFKIGMTVSAALGTPFPSIDTHDYFYLFPFAVGPMIIRIILNSEVAMVYAAITAPLLGIMFNNSLFVVVYALLGGIVGAHGVRHCKDRSRIYTAGLKVSVVNLAMAFSFQVMGDSFLTTQTLWSAAFALAGGIVCSAIVTGVIPLIETVFHYVTDIKLLELSNLNSPILRELMVRAPGTYHHSVLVGNLVEAAAEAINANPLLARVAAYYHDIGKISKPQYFIENVGGGENRHDKLSPNMSALILISHVKEGVELAREHRLGRPIIDIIRQSHGTALISFFYGKAKNVATEGQTVNERDFRYPGPKPQTREAGLVMLADCVEAASRTLADPTPARIQGLVQKIINNIFIDGQLDECELTLKNLHEIAKSFNQILAGIYHHRIDYPEPAYKEKDKTPGGKKTLEGSDNEQTKTPSDRDETPKKGGGDDLRRLGISR; encoded by the coding sequence ATGCCCTCTCAAAGCGGCAACAACGATCGGGACATACGCGGCTCACTGTCGCTCTCGCTGGGACGCCTTGTGGACAACCTGTTCGAACGGTTCTCCAGTCCGAGGCACGAAAACAGAAACCGGCGGATTCTCCTGGTCGCCACGGCCATCATTCTCACGTTCGTCATTTTCCCCCGTCAGGAGTTCATGTCTGTCCGCCATGAGGCGGGCGACATTGCCTCCACCGACATCCGTGCTACCCGCGACCATCTGCTGGAAGACCGCGCACTGACCGAACGCAAGCGCAAGGAGGCGGAGAACGCCGTTCCTTTTGTGTACAGCTTCGACCAGCAGGCGGCGGCCGAACTCGTGAAGCGGTTCGAGCAGGCGCTCGTGGTGCTGCGGGAGGCCGCGACCCATCAGCAGGACGCTGAGCAGGCCTCCGTGGATGAGGCGTTGAGCGACATCTTCGGATTCGCTCCTTCCCGGGCGGAGATTGCCGCGCTTATGCGGCTCGGCTCCAGTTCCGAGCTGATCGAGCAGGTATCTCAACTGGCCGATCACCTCTACAGCCACAAGATCATTGCTGACAAGGGGCGGTTCGCCGCCGACAGCGCCCACGGCATTACGCTTGTGGATTCCCGCTCGGGGGAGCCGCTGGGCAAGATGGAGTACGCGGTCGCGCCGCTCAGCGTCGAAGAGGCCGGTGCTGCGCTCAAGGAAGTACGCATCGCCGCCGGCGGGGTTTCGCAGCGGGAAACCGAGTCGCTCAAGGGGCTCGTGGCCAAAGCGGTGAAGCCCAATCTTTCCTTTAACGATGATCTGACCATCCGCAACAGGATGCAGGCCAGGGAAAGCGTCCGTCCTTCCTATATTCAGGTCAAGCGGGGCGAAATGATCGTCCGGGTCGGCGAGCGGATAACCGAAGACCAGGCCCAGAAGCTCGAGATGCTCTTCGCGGCCCGCCACGGCATTCACCACCTTTTCACCGCCATCGGCATCATGGGGCTTGTGCTGGTCCTCTTCTATTTCCCCTACCGCTTCGCGCGTAAGAACATCCGCAAATTTAACCCGACCAGCAAGGACCTGCTGCTGATCGCCCTGATCACGGTGGGGCTTTTCTTTGTCTTCAAGATAGGCATGACCGTTTCCGCAGCCTTGGGGACACCGTTCCCCAGCATCGATACCCACGACTACTTCTATCTCTTCCCCTTTGCCGTGGGGCCGATGATCATCCGGATCATCCTCAATTCCGAAGTGGCCATGGTCTATGCGGCCATCACGGCACCCCTTCTGGGGATCATGTTCAACAACAGTCTCTTCGTTGTGGTCTACGCCCTTCTGGGGGGAATCGTCGGGGCTCACGGCGTGCGCCACTGCAAGGACCGTAGCCGGATCTATACCGCCGGCCTCAAGGTGAGCGTGGTGAACCTGGCCATGGCCTTCTCTTTCCAGGTCATGGGCGACAGCTTCCTGACTACCCAGACGCTGTGGAGCGCCGCATTCGCCCTGGCCGGCGGGATCGTCTGTTCGGCAATCGTCACCGGGGTGATCCCCCTGATTGAAACGGTTTTTCACTACGTGACCGACATCAAGCTGCTGGAGCTGTCCAACCTCAACTCCCCCATTCTCCGGGAACTGATGGTCCGCGCTCCCGGGACCTACCACCATAGCGTCCTTGTGGGCAACCTGGTGGAGGCGGCGGCGGAGGCCATCAACGCGAATCCGCTCCTGGCGCGAGTTGCCGCCTACTACCACGACATCGGCAAAATCAGCAAACCCCAGTATTTCATCGAGAATGTCGGCGGTGGCGAGAATCGCCACGACAAGCTGTCACCCAACATGAGCGCCCTGATTCTCATTTCCCATGTGAAGGAGGGGGTGGAGCTGGCCCGCGAGCACCGGCTGGGTCGGCCGATCATCGACATTATCCGTCAATCCCACGGGACTGCCCTTATCAGTTTTTTCTACGGCAAGGCAAAGAACGTGGCAACTGAGGGTCAGACGGTGAATGAGCGCGATTTCCGCTACCCCGGCCCAAAACCCCAGACCCGAGAGGCAGGGCTCGTGATGCTGGCAGACTGCGTGGAGGCGGCTTCCCGGACCCTTGCCGATCCGACACCGGCCCGCATCCAGGGGCTGGTCCAGAAGATCATCAATAATATCTTCATCGACGGACAGTTGGATGAGTGTGAACTGACCCTCAAAAACCTTCACGAGATCGCCAAGAGTTTCAACCAGATCCTTGCCGGCATCTATCACCACCGGATCGATTATCCGGAGCCGGCCTACAAGGAAAAGGACAAAACGCCCGGAGGAAAGAAGACCCTTGAAGGTAGCGATAACGAACAGACAAAAACGCCATCCGATCGGGACGAGACGCCTAAGAAAGGTGGCGGAGACGATCTTAGGCGCCTTGGGATATCCCGATAG
- the eno gene encoding phosphopyruvate hydratase, with product MSEITDVYAREILDSRGNPTLEVEVFLESGVMGRAAVPSGASTGEREALELRDGDASRYLGKGVLKAVDNVNDIIAEQLIGMEATDQVGIDRRMLELDGTEYKSTLGANAILGVSLAVAKAAAEEVGLPLYQYIGGCNARELPLPMMNILNGGAHADNNVDIQEFMIMPAGARSFSEALRMGAEVFHALKSVLKGKGYNTAVGDEGGFAPNLKSNEEALEVIMEAIAKAGYKAGEDILLALDVASSELFKDGKYFLENEAKPEKTADELIDFYENLVNKYPIISIEDGMAENDWEGWKKITDRLGKRVQLVGDDLFVTNTKILKEGISKGVANSILIKLNQIGTLTETLDAIETAKRAGYTTVISHRSGETEDTTLADLAVAVNAGQIKTGSLCRTDRVAKYNQLLRIEDELDVTAQFRGKDVFYNLR from the coding sequence ATGAGCGAAATCACTGATGTTTACGCGAGGGAGATCCTCGATTCCCGCGGCAATCCCACCCTGGAGGTGGAAGTTTTTCTGGAGTCCGGCGTCATGGGCCGTGCGGCTGTTCCCTCCGGCGCCTCGACCGGTGAGCGGGAAGCTCTGGAACTGCGGGACGGCGACGCCTCACGTTACCTGGGCAAGGGAGTTCTCAAGGCCGTCGACAACGTGAACGACATCATTGCCGAGCAACTCATCGGCATGGAGGCCACCGACCAGGTGGGGATCGACCGGCGGATGCTGGAGCTCGACGGAACGGAATACAAGAGCACCCTGGGGGCCAACGCCATTCTCGGCGTGTCGCTTGCCGTTGCCAAGGCCGCGGCCGAAGAGGTCGGCCTCCCCCTCTACCAGTACATCGGCGGCTGCAATGCCCGGGAGCTTCCCCTCCCCATGATGAACATCCTCAACGGCGGTGCCCACGCCGACAACAACGTCGACATCCAGGAGTTCATGATCATGCCCGCCGGTGCCCGGAGCTTTTCCGAAGCCCTGCGGATGGGGGCCGAGGTGTTCCACGCACTGAAGAGCGTCCTGAAGGGTAAGGGCTACAATACTGCCGTTGGGGACGAAGGGGGCTTCGCACCGAACCTCAAGTCGAACGAAGAGGCACTCGAAGTCATCATGGAAGCCATTGCCAAGGCCGGTTACAAGGCGGGTGAGGACATCCTCCTGGCCCTCGACGTGGCGTCGTCGGAGCTGTTCAAGGACGGCAAGTACTTCCTTGAGAACGAGGCCAAACCCGAAAAAACCGCAGACGAGCTGATCGATTTCTATGAGAACCTGGTGAACAAGTATCCCATCATCTCCATCGAGGACGGCATGGCCGAGAACGACTGGGAAGGATGGAAGAAGATCACCGACCGCCTCGGCAAACGGGTCCAACTGGTGGGAGACGACCTCTTCGTAACCAATACGAAGATCCTCAAGGAGGGGATCAGCAAGGGTGTAGCCAACTCCATCCTCATCAAACTGAACCAGATCGGCACGCTCACCGAAACCCTCGACGCCATCGAGACTGCCAAGCGCGCCGGGTACACCACCGTCATCTCCCACCGCTCCGGCGAAACCGAGGACACGACCCTTGCCGACCTGGCGGTGGCGGTGAACGCCGGACAGATCAAGACCGGCTCCCTGTGCCGGACCGACCGGGTGGCCAAGTACAACCAGTTGCTCAGGATCGAGGATGAACTGGATGTGACCGCCCAGTTCCGCGGTAAGGATGTATTCTACAACCTGCGTTGA
- a CDS encoding response regulator: MAGTEEITMLLVEDNPDEEFLTRRVLKKFPALSRIDVVKDGVEALRYLTVAENRVPPRFVLLDLKLPRVDGVDVLREMRKREETRDIPVVVLTSSDHERDMEACGKLGAAHFLQKPLDAGRMSEVLNRLGIPARSA; this comes from the coding sequence ATGGCTGGCACTGAAGAAATAACCATGCTGCTTGTGGAGGATAATCCCGACGAGGAGTTTCTAACTCGGCGGGTGCTTAAAAAATTCCCGGCTCTTTCGCGGATCGATGTGGTAAAGGACGGTGTCGAAGCCCTTCGCTATCTGACGGTTGCTGAGAACCGGGTGCCGCCCCGGTTCGTTCTCCTGGATCTGAAGCTGCCAAGGGTGGACGGAGTCGATGTCCTGCGCGAGATGCGAAAGCGGGAGGAAACCCGCGACATTCCCGTGGTAGTGCTCACATCGTCGGATCATGAGCGGGACATGGAAGCCTGCGGCAAGTTGGGCGCGGCCCATTTTCTTCAGAAGCCGTTGGATGCAGGAAGGATGTCGGAAGTGCTCAATCGGCTGGGAATACCCGCTCGGTCTGCCTGA